Proteins encoded by one window of Polycladomyces subterraneus:
- a CDS encoding S8 family peptidase, which yields MSKKWMITLIFVTVLWMWIQPMASSPVYSQSGGHPDSQETEELIVGFRDDTSVDTAFDVHRKMGMQVVKSVRGPLRFDVVKVKGKTVEEAVQMYRRMPGVAYAEPNAVFRLQDYFPGYPVYPKDPYYITGQWGVKQVWADIAWDKARSSSRTVVAVLDSGVDDTHSELSGKVIKGYDYVNKDTNPMDDDTQFGGHGTQMAGIIAAQTDNLSGIAGMAPYAKILAIKVCGRDGTCSIANIAQGIQYAVNHGAGVINMSFYGYQSSTTLSNAVNYAYSKGVVMVASAGNDGKNRVTWPCYYSQVVCVGATDMDDKKASFSNYGIWVDVAAPGVDIETTRRGGGYGYASGTSPAAALVSGEAALLKAQGRSYANVISAITKTTDAVPGMGTYWRYGRINAYRAVQY from the coding sequence ATGAGCAAAAAATGGATGATTACGCTGATTTTCGTAACAGTCCTGTGGATGTGGATACAACCGATGGCTTCTTCTCCGGTCTATTCTCAAAGTGGAGGACACCCTGATTCACAAGAGACGGAAGAGTTGATCGTCGGATTTCGTGACGATACTTCCGTGGATACGGCATTCGACGTTCATCGGAAAATGGGAATGCAAGTTGTGAAAAGCGTACGGGGACCGCTCCGATTTGACGTCGTCAAAGTCAAAGGCAAGACAGTGGAGGAAGCCGTCCAAATGTATCGACGGATGCCAGGGGTGGCGTATGCCGAACCCAATGCCGTTTTCCGCCTACAGGACTATTTCCCCGGCTATCCCGTTTATCCGAAAGATCCCTACTACATCACCGGTCAGTGGGGAGTCAAACAGGTATGGGCAGACATCGCGTGGGACAAGGCGAGAAGCAGTTCGCGCACCGTGGTTGCAGTGTTGGACTCCGGTGTGGATGATACGCATTCGGAACTTTCCGGCAAAGTGATCAAGGGTTACGATTATGTCAACAAAGATACCAACCCGATGGACGATGACACCCAATTCGGTGGACACGGTACGCAAATGGCCGGCATCATCGCCGCGCAGACCGACAACCTGTCGGGTATTGCCGGAATGGCGCCATACGCGAAAATCCTGGCGATCAAGGTATGTGGGAGAGATGGAACATGTTCCATCGCCAACATCGCACAGGGGATTCAGTACGCAGTCAATCATGGTGCTGGCGTGATCAACATGAGTTTCTACGGCTATCAATCCAGCACCACTTTGTCCAACGCGGTCAATTACGCTTACAGCAAAGGTGTTGTGATGGTGGCCTCTGCCGGCAACGACGGTAAAAACCGTGTCACTTGGCCGTGCTACTATTCTCAGGTGGTATGCGTGGGTGCAACCGATATGGATGATAAAAAGGCCTCTTTTTCTAACTATGGTATATGGGTGGACGTGGCTGCTCCCGGTGTGGACATCGAAACCACGCGGCGCGGTGGCGGATATGGATACGCTAGTGGCACCTCACCGGCGGCCGCGTTAGTCTCCGGTGAAGCCGCACTTTTAAAAGCGCAAGGCCGTTCGTATGCCAACGTGATTAGCGCCATTACGAAAACGACGGATGCGGTTCCCGGAATGGGAACGTATTGGCGATATGGGCGCATTAATGCTTATCGTGCGGTACAGTATTGA
- a CDS encoding ArsB/NhaD family transporter, whose translation MGQTTIAITIFLTTYAIIVTEKINRAVISLLGASLLVLFGVLDTDRVFEQYIEWNTITLLIGMMILVGILNQTGVFQYVAVKSAKAAKGNPIRILIIFSLLTALASAFLDNVTTVLLVAPITLAVTYILKVSPVPFFISEIIASNIGGTATLIGDPPNIMIGSANEHLTFNAFLIHLGPVIVVILAATLLLLYGIYREQLSTHEEHVDRLMEMDEEAFIQDRRLAKKSLFILGLTILGFVLHSFIHIEASVIAITGATVLMLIGLDKKKIESAFDYVEWETIFFFAALFTLVGGLQEVGVIKHLAVQLLELTNGNIPLAATLILWVSGIASAVIDNIPFVATMIPLIQDMATTLGLPTNSPEMNALWWSLALGACLGGNGTIIGASANVIVANIAAREGKGFSYVEYLKVGAPVTLLSLAIAQAYLYLRYLIHL comes from the coding sequence ATGGGGCAAACCACAATTGCCATCACGATTTTTCTGACCACCTATGCCATCATCGTCACGGAAAAAATCAATCGGGCCGTGATTTCACTGTTGGGTGCGTCTTTATTGGTCCTCTTCGGGGTGCTGGACACTGATCGGGTGTTTGAACAATACATCGAGTGGAATACGATTACCTTGCTGATTGGCATGATGATCCTGGTGGGCATTCTCAACCAAACGGGGGTCTTTCAATATGTAGCCGTCAAATCCGCCAAAGCGGCCAAGGGAAACCCGATCCGCATCCTAATTATTTTCTCTCTGCTGACAGCATTGGCATCCGCCTTTCTCGACAATGTAACCACTGTTCTGTTGGTGGCTCCCATCACACTGGCAGTCACCTACATATTGAAAGTGAGTCCGGTTCCCTTTTTCATCTCTGAAATCATCGCTTCAAACATCGGTGGAACTGCCACTTTGATCGGCGACCCTCCCAATATCATGATCGGATCGGCCAATGAACATCTGACATTTAATGCCTTCCTGATCCATCTGGGGCCTGTCATCGTGGTGATTCTCGCTGCTACCCTGTTGTTGTTATACGGGATCTATCGAGAACAATTGAGCACCCATGAGGAACATGTAGACCGATTGATGGAAATGGATGAAGAAGCCTTTATTCAGGATCGTAGATTGGCCAAAAAATCATTGTTCATTCTTGGACTGACCATCCTCGGATTCGTGTTGCATTCCTTCATCCATATAGAAGCCTCCGTCATCGCCATCACCGGGGCAACGGTGCTGATGCTCATCGGCTTGGACAAAAAGAAAATCGAATCGGCATTCGATTATGTGGAATGGGAAACCATTTTCTTTTTCGCTGCATTGTTTACGCTTGTGGGCGGATTACAGGAAGTGGGGGTCATCAAGCATTTGGCCGTTCAGCTGTTGGAACTTACGAATGGCAATATCCCATTGGCCGCCACACTGATCTTGTGGGTCTCCGGGATCGCTTCGGCCGTCATTGACAACATTCCGTTTGTGGCCACCATGATCCCATTGATTCAGGATATGGCAACCACCCTCGGACTTCCCACCAACTCTCCGGAAATGAATGCGCTGTGGTGGTCGTTGGCACTGGGCGCATGCCTGGGTGGGAACGGCACCATCATCGGCGCTTCCGCCAACGTGATCGTGGCCAATATCGCGGCCCGGGAAGGCAAGGGTTTTAGCTACGTGGAGTATCTGAAAGTGGGTGCTCCCGTGACGCTTCTGTCTTTGGCGATCGCACAAGCGTATCTGTACCTTCGGTATTTGATTCATCTCTAG
- the rplT gene encoding 50S ribosomal protein L20 translates to MARVKGGVVTRRRRKKVLKLAKGYFGSKHTLFRTAKQQVMKSLMYAYRDRRQRKRDFRKLWITRINAAARMNGLSYNRLMYGLKQAGVEINRKMLADLAVNDQKAFAELANLAKEKLNA, encoded by the coding sequence GTGGCACGTGTAAAAGGCGGGGTAGTGACGCGCCGTCGTCGGAAAAAAGTGTTGAAACTGGCCAAAGGTTACTTTGGTTCTAAACATACATTGTTCCGCACTGCGAAACAACAAGTGATGAAGTCGCTGATGTACGCGTACCGCGATCGTCGTCAGCGCAAACGCGATTTCCGCAAATTGTGGATTACCCGGATCAACGCCGCTGCACGGATGAACGGTTTGTCCTACAACCGGTTGATGTACGGCTTGAAACAAGCGGGTGTGGAAATCAACCGCAAAATGCTGGCTGACTTGGCGGTGAACGATCAAAAAGCGTTTGCCGAGCTGGCCAACTTGGCGAAAGAAAAACTGAACGCTTGA
- the rpmI gene encoding 50S ribosomal protein L35 — MPKMKTRRAAAKRFNKTGTGKVKRNHAFKSHLLEGKTMKRKRKLRKSAILAKGDVKRIKQLIAYK; from the coding sequence ATGCCGAAAATGAAGACTCGCCGCGCTGCGGCCAAACGCTTCAACAAAACGGGAACAGGTAAAGTAAAACGCAATCATGCGTTTAAAAGTCACTTGCTGGAAGGGAAAACCATGAAGCGCAAGCGGAAATTGCGCAAAAGTGCCATCTTGGCCAAAGGCGATGTGAAACGGATCAAGCAACTCATCGCCTACAAATAA
- the infC gene encoding translation initiation factor IF-3, with product MSREHQVNEAIRAREVRLIGPNGDQIGVVPLREALRMAQEANLDLVNVAPQAKPPVCRIMDYGKFRYEQSKREKEARKKQKTIQVKEVRLSPSIEEHDLQTKLRNVKKFLQSGDKVKLTIRFRGREITHQEIGLGILNRMAKEVEDLAQVERQPKLEGRQMIMILSPKQQ from the coding sequence ATCAGCAGGGAACATCAGGTCAACGAAGCGATTCGTGCCCGTGAGGTTCGATTGATTGGCCCCAACGGAGATCAGATCGGGGTCGTACCACTTAGGGAAGCGCTCCGCATGGCGCAGGAAGCCAATTTGGATCTGGTCAACGTTGCGCCGCAAGCGAAGCCGCCGGTGTGCCGGATCATGGATTACGGCAAATTCCGCTATGAACAGAGCAAACGGGAAAAAGAAGCGCGCAAGAAGCAAAAAACCATCCAGGTCAAAGAAGTTCGTCTCAGTCCGTCCATCGAGGAGCACGATCTGCAGACCAAACTGCGCAATGTGAAGAAGTTCTTGCAAAGCGGGGACAAAGTGAAGCTGACCATCCGCTTTCGCGGACGGGAGATCACGCACCAAGAGATCGGCTTGGGTATCCTGAACCGGATGGCCAAGGAAGTGGAGGATCTCGCTCAAGTAGAGCGCCAGCCCAAATTGGAAGGGCGCCAGATGATCATGATCTTGAGTCCGAAACAGCAGTGA
- the thrS gene encoding threonine--tRNA ligase produces MSVAVKLPDGSVREYDRPVTVEDVAASISKGLHKKAVAGMINGKTVDLSTEVPDQAEVKILTLDDPEGLEVYRHSTAHLMAQAIKRLYPDVKLGIGPVIEDGFYYDIDLPVRLTPEDLPKIEAEMEKIVKEDLPIKRKVVSREEAIRIYEEIGDHLKLEIIRDLPEDATITIYEQGEFFDLCRGPHLPSTGKIKAFKLLSIAGAYWRGDANNQMLQRIYGTAWPKKSQLDEYLKRLEEAKQRDHRKLGKELKIFTLTPEVGQGLPLWLPNGATIRRVIERYIVDLEERLGYHHVYTPHLANVELYKISGHWDHYHEDMYPPMRMDNEELVLRPMNCPHHMMIYKSELRSYRNLPVRIAELGTMHRYEMSGALAGLQRVRSMTLNDAHIFCRPDQIQSEFTKVVRLIQRVYEDFGIKDFWYRLSFRDPADKEKYVQNDEMWDMAQQMLKNAMDDLGLEYVVAEGEAAFYGPKLDVQVQTALGKDETLSTVQLDFHLPNRFELEYIGEDGQPHRPVVIHRGIVGTMERFVAFLLEYYKGALPVWLSPIQARVLTISESFNEYGQQVVDRLKEAGIRAELDNRNEKIGYKIRQAQLQKIPYMLVVGEKEQAAGTVAVRHRSEGDQGARPVEEVIDQIRREIEAKK; encoded by the coding sequence ATGAGCGTAGCGGTCAAATTGCCCGATGGTTCGGTTCGCGAGTATGATCGGCCGGTTACGGTGGAAGATGTCGCCGCTTCAATCAGCAAAGGGCTGCACAAAAAAGCAGTTGCCGGTATGATCAACGGCAAGACGGTCGATCTTTCCACCGAAGTGCCGGATCAGGCAGAGGTGAAGATACTCACCCTGGACGATCCGGAAGGGTTGGAAGTGTATCGTCACAGCACCGCGCACCTGATGGCACAGGCGATCAAACGGCTGTATCCCGATGTGAAACTGGGGATCGGTCCGGTGATTGAGGACGGGTTTTATTACGACATCGATCTGCCGGTTCGCCTCACCCCGGAAGATCTGCCTAAAATCGAGGCGGAAATGGAGAAGATCGTCAAAGAGGACCTTCCCATCAAGCGCAAAGTCGTCTCGCGTGAGGAGGCCATCCGGATCTACGAGGAAATCGGCGATCATCTGAAACTGGAGATCATCCGTGATTTACCGGAGGATGCAACCATCACGATCTATGAGCAGGGAGAATTTTTCGACCTGTGCAGGGGGCCGCATCTGCCGTCGACCGGGAAGATCAAAGCATTCAAACTGCTCAGCATCGCCGGCGCCTATTGGCGGGGAGACGCCAACAACCAGATGCTGCAACGCATCTACGGCACCGCATGGCCGAAGAAATCGCAACTGGACGAATATCTGAAACGGTTGGAAGAAGCCAAACAGCGGGATCACCGCAAACTGGGCAAAGAGCTGAAGATTTTCACCCTCACGCCTGAAGTAGGGCAGGGATTGCCGCTGTGGTTGCCCAACGGAGCGACCATTCGCCGCGTGATTGAGCGATACATCGTTGATCTGGAGGAACGGCTGGGGTATCATCACGTGTACACACCGCATCTGGCCAATGTGGAGTTGTACAAGATCTCCGGTCACTGGGATCATTATCATGAGGACATGTACCCGCCGATGCGGATGGACAATGAAGAATTGGTACTTCGCCCGATGAACTGTCCGCATCATATGATGATTTACAAAAGCGAACTCCGGAGCTATCGCAATCTGCCGGTGCGGATCGCTGAGCTGGGCACGATGCACCGTTACGAGATGTCAGGTGCATTGGCCGGTCTGCAACGGGTTCGTTCCATGACGCTCAACGATGCCCACATCTTCTGCCGCCCGGATCAGATCCAATCCGAATTCACCAAAGTGGTACGGTTGATCCAGCGGGTGTACGAGGACTTCGGTATCAAGGATTTCTGGTACCGCTTGTCGTTCCGTGATCCGGCAGACAAGGAGAAATACGTTCAGAATGACGAGATGTGGGACATGGCGCAACAGATGTTGAAAAATGCCATGGACGACCTCGGTTTGGAGTATGTGGTAGCGGAAGGGGAAGCGGCTTTCTACGGACCCAAGCTGGATGTGCAGGTGCAAACCGCTTTGGGTAAGGACGAAACGCTGTCGACGGTTCAATTGGATTTCCATCTGCCCAACCGGTTTGAACTGGAATACATCGGTGAAGACGGTCAGCCGCATCGTCCCGTGGTCATTCACCGTGGCATCGTCGGGACGATGGAACGGTTTGTCGCCTTCTTGCTGGAATATTACAAAGGCGCCTTGCCGGTCTGGTTGTCTCCCATTCAGGCGCGTGTGCTGACCATCTCTGAGTCCTTCAACGAATATGGACAGCAGGTGGTCGACCGCTTGAAAGAAGCGGGCATCCGTGCCGAACTGGACAACCGCAATGAGAAAATCGGATACAAGATACGTCAGGCCCAGCTGCAAAAAATCCCGTATATGCTCGTTGTCGGCGAAAAAGAGCAAGCAGCCGGCACGGTAGCCGTTCGTCACCGGTCCGAAGGAGATCAGGGTGCCCGGCCGGTGGAGGAAGTGATCGATCAGATCCGTCGGGAAATCGAAGCGAAGAAGTGA
- the ytxC gene encoding putative sporulation protein YtxC, with product MAAYLITLPNQAQNEVDQLRRCLNRRQEHLAAAGWDCRLQEWETPDRVVFRFSCLKRGTKAEETVCRELGKGIAHFILSYREPAMIRSLIRRGYQAQQPGEIKQIEAYAGRIASEKSGQSSRLRLQRKEKIARHLERFLHTSSMLSVDGFITFRLKSYLRALHKLVNHAIDEYLLDQEYKEFIQLLRYFVSMQQPKVPLVHVMHVEDRCFQLLQSDGKPLTVQETDSTIDELLEQAFSHEDLIVSTLLTVAPEQVIMHTRHEEANVVRTLKQVFEGRIHICKGCARCGEEAQSHSDA from the coding sequence ATGGCGGCGTATCTGATCACATTGCCCAATCAAGCGCAGAATGAAGTGGATCAGCTCAGGCGCTGCCTGAACCGCAGGCAGGAACATCTTGCTGCCGCCGGGTGGGACTGCCGGTTGCAGGAATGGGAAACGCCAGATCGCGTTGTGTTTCGGTTTTCCTGTCTCAAACGAGGGACAAAGGCGGAAGAAACCGTCTGTCGGGAACTGGGAAAAGGGATTGCCCATTTTATCTTGTCTTACCGGGAACCGGCCATGATCCGGAGCTTGATCCGGCGTGGTTATCAGGCACAACAGCCGGGCGAAATCAAACAGATTGAAGCGTATGCCGGCCGGATTGCCAGTGAGAAAAGCGGGCAGTCGTCTCGTCTTCGTTTGCAGAGAAAGGAAAAAATCGCCCGTCACCTGGAACGTTTTCTTCACACCAGCTCCATGCTATCCGTCGATGGGTTTATCACTTTCCGTTTAAAGTCGTATCTGCGGGCGCTGCACAAACTGGTGAACCACGCCATTGACGAATATCTCCTGGACCAGGAGTACAAGGAATTTATTCAACTCTTGCGTTACTTTGTCTCCATGCAACAACCGAAGGTCCCGTTGGTCCATGTGATGCATGTAGAGGATCGTTGTTTCCAACTCTTGCAATCCGATGGGAAACCACTCACCGTTCAGGAGACGGACAGTACGATCGATGAGTTGCTGGAACAAGCGTTTTCGCACGAAGACCTGATTGTCAGCACGCTGCTTACTGTGGCACCCGAACAAGTGATTATGCACACTCGTCACGAAGAGGCCAATGTTGTCCGAACCCTGAAGCAGGTGTTCGAAGGCCGAATCCATATATGTAAGGGGTGTGCGCGCTGCGGGGAGGAGGCCCAATCGCACTCGGATGCTTGA
- a CDS encoding PH domain-containing protein, whose translation MPTPQEVRAQIKRLGFNRVRSWMVWREIKQLPQVLLEGENIESLVYGRYQNRHGILAATNQRLIFLEKRLFSLHVETFDYHKIASVGFSTGILFGSLEIHVSGNHLRISGIDKTRIQPLVATIRQRIVQSAESAIKVPLDDDILIKLERLARLKEQGVITNEEMLEQKKRIWAS comes from the coding sequence ATGCCAACCCCGCAGGAAGTACGTGCACAAATCAAGCGGTTGGGATTTAATCGGGTTCGTTCTTGGATGGTTTGGCGGGAAATCAAGCAGTTGCCACAAGTGCTATTGGAAGGGGAAAACATCGAATCCTTGGTGTACGGTCGGTACCAGAACCGTCACGGCATTTTGGCGGCTACAAATCAACGGTTGATCTTTCTGGAGAAACGGCTGTTTTCCCTGCACGTCGAGACGTTTGATTACCACAAAATCGCCTCAGTTGGCTTTTCCACCGGTATTTTGTTCGGCTCATTGGAGATCCATGTTTCCGGCAATCATCTCCGCATCAGTGGCATTGATAAAACACGCATCCAACCACTCGTCGCCACGATTCGGCAACGGATTGTCCAATCGGCCGAATCGGCCATAAAAGTACCCCTGGATGACGACATCCTGATCAAATTGGAACGGTTGGCCCGGTTGAAAGAGCAGGGAGTAATCACCAACGAAGAAATGTTGGAACAAAAAAAGCGGATCTGGGCCAGCTGA
- a CDS encoding metal-dependent hydrolase, whose product MTGKTHLAVGIATGTIVAGVTGVSDKLIPTVTTIAVAGFASLLPDIDEDGSMLNEWLFRFVPKSFQLRSILLALLGAVVLFLSYCYHGPVWAWASGIWAMVVAFVPHRTITHSVVGTVFLAWVMQQAWPEYALAAVAGYGSHLLTDAMTPKGIPLFWPWKLKVGFKALGIRVKTGGGLDKVLGIIALWCACLLMVWFVFSFFYEEAVAAGLFSLPQPSELRCR is encoded by the coding sequence GTGACCGGAAAAACCCACCTGGCGGTCGGGATCGCGACCGGAACGATTGTGGCCGGTGTGACAGGGGTTTCCGACAAATTGATCCCGACGGTAACTACCATTGCTGTTGCCGGCTTTGCGTCCTTATTGCCGGATATTGACGAAGACGGCAGTATGCTGAATGAATGGTTATTCCGATTTGTCCCCAAATCCTTTCAACTCCGCTCCATTTTGCTGGCACTCCTGGGAGCGGTGGTCTTGTTCCTTTCCTATTGTTATCATGGGCCTGTTTGGGCATGGGCTAGCGGAATTTGGGCGATGGTAGTCGCCTTTGTTCCACATCGGACGATTACCCATTCCGTTGTCGGCACGGTTTTTTTGGCGTGGGTGATGCAGCAGGCATGGCCCGAATATGCATTGGCAGCGGTGGCCGGCTACGGATCCCACTTGCTGACAGATGCCATGACGCCGAAAGGGATTCCACTTTTTTGGCCATGGAAATTGAAAGTCGGTTTCAAGGCATTGGGAATTCGCGTGAAAACGGGTGGTGGATTGGACAAGGTGTTGGGAATTATCGCTTTGTGGTGTGCCTGTTTGTTGATGGTATGGTTCGTATTCTCCTTTTTTTATGAGGAAGCGGTGGCGGCGGGACTCTTTTCACTTCCCCAACCAAGTGAGTTGCGCTGCCGCTGA
- the mqnC gene encoding cyclic dehypoxanthinyl futalosine synthase, translated as MAKIDALLERALNGERLGLEEGIALWESDEIEKLGWAANKLMERRHPEPITTFVIGRNINYTNVCDTYCRFCAFYRAPGSDEGYVLSNEEIFRKIQETIDVGGTEILMQGGTNPNLPFSYYTQLLREIKKRFDIHMHSFSPAEILKMKEVSGLPLEEVIRQLKEAGLDSIPGGGAEILDDRTRRKISRLKGSWRDWMDVMQTAHRLGMHTTATMVIGFGESLEERVLHLLRIREAQDETGGFLAFIVWTFQPENTYLQREKLPPEEYLKAVAISRIMLDNIPNLQSSWVTMGPEIGKLSLSYGCNDFGSTMIEENVVSAAGTTYKVNTNMILRLIREAGKIPAQRNTKYEILRIFRENESVEKDFVMQN; from the coding sequence ATGGCCAAAATCGACGCGCTGCTCGAGCGTGCATTGAACGGGGAACGACTCGGGTTGGAAGAGGGAATCGCCCTTTGGGAATCTGACGAGATCGAAAAACTGGGTTGGGCGGCCAATAAGCTGATGGAACGCCGTCACCCGGAACCGATTACCACATTTGTGATCGGGCGAAACATCAACTACACCAATGTCTGTGATACGTATTGCCGGTTCTGTGCATTTTACCGGGCACCGGGATCGGATGAAGGATATGTGCTGTCCAATGAGGAGATTTTTCGCAAGATCCAGGAGACGATCGATGTAGGCGGCACGGAAATTTTGATGCAGGGCGGGACCAACCCCAATCTGCCGTTCTCGTATTATACCCAGTTGCTGCGGGAGATCAAAAAGCGGTTCGATATTCATATGCATTCGTTCTCCCCGGCAGAGATTTTGAAGATGAAAGAAGTCTCGGGTCTGCCTCTGGAAGAAGTCATCCGCCAACTGAAAGAGGCCGGCCTGGACTCCATCCCCGGTGGCGGAGCGGAAATCCTGGACGACCGAACCCGCCGGAAGATCAGCCGGTTGAAAGGATCATGGCGCGACTGGATGGATGTGATGCAGACGGCGCACCGTCTGGGGATGCACACCACGGCCACCATGGTGATCGGGTTTGGCGAATCGCTGGAGGAACGGGTACTGCACCTGCTGCGCATTCGCGAAGCACAAGATGAGACAGGCGGATTCCTCGCTTTCATCGTTTGGACGTTCCAGCCGGAAAATACCTATCTCCAACGGGAAAAGCTCCCGCCGGAAGAGTATCTGAAAGCGGTGGCCATCTCCCGTATCATGCTGGACAACATTCCCAACTTGCAATCGTCCTGGGTGACGATGGGACCGGAGATCGGGAAATTGTCTCTCTCATACGGCTGCAATGATTTCGGAAGTACCATGATCGAGGAGAACGTCGTCTCCGCCGCTGGCACGACGTACAAGGTGAATACCAACATGATCCTCCGCCTGATTCGCGAAGCGGGCAAGATTCCCGCCCAACGCAACACCAAATATGAGATTCTGCGGATTTTCAGGGAAAACGAATCGGTGGAAAAGGATTTTGTGATGCAAAACTGA
- a CDS encoding MerR family transcriptional regulator — MEERQWKIGELAQETGLTIRTLHYYDQIGLLKPSRHTESGHRVYTPDDVIRLQQILSLKSLGFSLEEIQACLQKPTFSPEHIIDRQLEQLENKIQLMQTLRERLILIRRWLDTRQKVNTETLLHTLEVIRMSEQLRGKYYTEEQLKQLEERRKLLGEETIRETEREWPELIRRVREEMEKGTPPHDENVRKLARRWKGLVKMFTGGDPGIRQSLQRMYEENPDFGAQMGLDQKIFAYIGKAMDADKDGKGPQT, encoded by the coding sequence ATGGAAGAGCGCCAGTGGAAAATCGGGGAACTGGCCCAAGAGACAGGGCTTACTATCCGAACCTTGCATTACTACGATCAGATCGGGCTGTTAAAACCGTCCCGCCACACGGAATCTGGCCATCGCGTCTACACACCGGATGACGTCATACGACTGCAACAAATTTTGTCGCTCAAAAGTCTGGGGTTTTCACTGGAAGAGATCCAGGCATGCTTGCAAAAACCGACATTCTCCCCGGAACACATCATCGACCGACAGCTGGAGCAATTGGAGAACAAAATCCAACTCATGCAAACACTTCGGGAACGGTTGATCCTGATCCGGCGCTGGTTGGACACCCGTCAGAAAGTCAATACGGAGACATTGCTTCATACGTTGGAGGTGATCCGCATGAGCGAACAGCTGCGTGGAAAGTATTACACCGAAGAACAACTGAAGCAACTGGAAGAACGTCGTAAACTATTGGGAGAAGAAACAATCCGTGAAACGGAACGCGAGTGGCCGGAGCTGATCCGGCGGGTGCGGGAAGAGATGGAGAAAGGAACACCCCCGCATGACGAAAACGTACGGAAATTGGCTCGGAGATGGAAAGGGCTGGTAAAGATGTTCACCGGAGGCGATCCCGGCATCCGGCAGTCCCTGCAACGCATGTATGAGGAGAATCCAGATTTCGGGGCACAGATGGGGCTGGATCAGAAGATCTTTGCGTATATCGGCAAGGCCATGGACGCGGACAAAGACGGAAAGGGCCCTCAGACCTGA
- a CDS encoding SgcJ/EcaC family oxidoreductase, with translation MSSPTFEPPYSTDETEVRALYQQLLDGWNKRSADAMTSPFAEDGELIGFDGSNITGRTEIASHLQQIFADHPTAAFVAKVRGVRFLSPEVAILRAVAGMVSPGQTDIEPRLNTHHTLVTVKRADKWRIVLFQNTPAQFHGRPELVQKITEELRQLLS, from the coding sequence ATGAGCTCCCCTACATTTGAACCGCCATACTCAACTGATGAGACCGAAGTTCGTGCACTCTATCAACAACTGTTGGATGGTTGGAACAAGCGAAGTGCCGATGCCATGACCAGTCCTTTCGCTGAGGACGGGGAACTCATCGGCTTCGATGGAAGCAATATCACAGGTCGGACAGAGATCGCTTCGCATCTTCAGCAAATCTTTGCCGATCACCCCACTGCCGCCTTCGTGGCCAAAGTCAGAGGCGTGCGCTTTTTGAGTCCTGAAGTGGCGATCCTACGCGCGGTCGCAGGTATGGTGTCACCTGGGCAGACGGACATTGAGCCCAGACTCAATACGCATCACACACTTGTCACTGTGAAGCGTGCGGACAAGTGGCGCATTGTGCTCTTTCAGAATACCCCAGCTCAATTTCACGGAAGACCGGAGTTGGTTCAGAAAATAACAGAGGAGCTACGGCAGTTGCTATCTTGA
- the queD gene encoding 6-carboxytetrahydropterin synthase QueD: MCEKNLWDENGSETAGESLAPGTYRFPPKLQVFGRDIQKEQLKYHHRRVAVEKSFTFDAAHHLHLYDGKCKSLHGHTYRLVLQVSGYVNEIGIVVDFKDLKQLVKERIMKPLDHQYLNEVLPPMNTSAENMIVWMWEQLEEGLANMGKPEQELRLEWLRLYETPTSSAFLKREWMVEA; encoded by the coding sequence ATGTGTGAAAAAAATCTGTGGGACGAAAACGGAAGTGAAACAGCAGGGGAATCCCTCGCGCCGGGAACGTACCGTTTTCCACCCAAACTGCAAGTATTCGGTCGGGATATTCAAAAAGAGCAGTTGAAATACCACCACCGTCGCGTGGCTGTGGAAAAATCGTTCACTTTCGATGCGGCACACCATCTCCATCTGTACGACGGCAAATGCAAAAGCCTACACGGCCACACGTACCGGTTGGTGTTGCAAGTGAGCGGATATGTCAATGAGATCGGTATTGTAGTCGATTTCAAGGATCTGAAACAGTTGGTCAAGGAACGAATCATGAAACCTTTGGACCATCAATATTTGAATGAAGTGCTGCCGCCCATGAACACCAGCGCGGAAAACATGATCGTCTGGATGTGGGAACAGTTGGAAGAAGGGTTGGCGAACATGGGTAAGCCGGAGCAGGAATTGCGTCTGGAATGGTTGCGTCTGTACGAAACACCCACCAGTTCCGCTTTCCTTAAGCGTGAATGGATGGTGGAAGCATGA